The genomic stretch TCACCTGAGTTAGTATCAAATTATGTTAATGTTCAGCTAAACTTTAATACGGAATGAAGTAGGAAAGATAATTGTCTACTTCTCCAAAAATCAACTTACATATGATTTATAATCGGGTGTATTAGAGTGTATTTATCATTTCTGTTTTCATACTTGCCAGCCAAATTATTACATACCTTCTCTCCCCTCCCAGCTCTCAAACACGACAAACACCCTCACATTTGATAAACTATAAATACCACGAAACCGGAGGGGTTTTCTTGACAAAAAGTATGACAGGTTATGGCAGAAGTACAGCTTCAGGGAACAGCCTTACCGTCACAGCAGAAGTAAAGAGTGTCAATTCCAGATACTTAGACATTAAATATAAGCTTCCAAAAATGGCTGCCTCCTTGGAACATAGTCTTAAAGACCAGCTGCAGCAGGTTGTTAGCAGAGGAAAGCTTGAACTTACAGTAGATATCGATGGGGAAGGACTGCGTAACAGGGAAATCTCTATTGACTGGGAATTAGCCGAGACATATATGGATAAGCTGAAAGCAATACGCAATGCTTTTGGAATGCGCGGGGACATTACCATTGATACACTTCTGGCGCAATCATCCGACATCTTGCTGGAAGAAAAACAGCCGGAGCTTACAGAACTGCCTGACTTGGTCACCGAGGCGGTGCAAGGTGCGTTGCAATTGTTTATCGAGATGCGGTCAGCTGAAGGAGCAGCACTCGCGAAAGATATCCGAAACCGAATCGTCGGATTACAGTCGATGCTGCAGGAGCTTAAGGCGTTGCGGCCGCAAGTAATGCTGGCCTATAAAAACCGGGTGGAAGAGCGGATCAATCATTATGTAGACGGCGGGCTGCCGGAAAACAGCCGCTTGTATCAGGAAATAGCCTTATTAGCTGAAAAAGGTGACATTACGGAAGAAATTATCCGGTTAGAAAGTCATGTAGAACAGCTGCACAATAATCTCGATAAAGAAGGTCCGATTGGAAGAACGTGTGATTTCATTTTGCAAGAAATGCAGCGGGAAGCCAACACCATTGGTTCAAAGTCAACAGATGCTTCCATTAGTGTGATTGTTGTGAGCATGAAATCGGAGCTGGAGAAAATAAAAGAGCAAGTGCAAAATATAGAATAGTGTTGAGTTTATTATTAAGTATAATTATAATGTATAAGATATAGTTTATTTGATGATAAAGGTATAATGATGATAAATCCTTTTTTATGCAGAGCGGTTTACATACATTATCGAAATTTTTGAAAGCCGTTCAACAGAGCAGTACAGCAAGGGGGAGAAGCAAGATGAGCTTACGATTGATTAACATCGGTTTCGGGAATGTCGTTTCCGCAACCAGAATAATCTCTATAGTTTCTCCTGAATCGGCTCCCATCAAACGAATCATTACGGTTGCCCGTGATGCAAACAAACTGGTGGATGCTACTTACGGAAGGCGCACAAGAGCTGTCATCATCACGGATAGTGATCACGTCATTCTTTCAGCAGTACAGCCGGAAACAGTAGGACAGCGTGTCCTGCGTGACGATGAACTATCTGAGGAATAGCTAGGAGGAAGCACATGATTGAACAGAAAGGAATTCTTTTCATCCTGTCCGGCCCATCAGGTGTCGGTAAAGGGACGGTAAGAAAGGCATTATTTGAACAGGATACACATTTGCGTTACTCGATCAGCATGACGACTCGTAATATGCGTCCGGGAGAACAAGATGGAGTAGACTATTTCTATAAATCAAAGGAAGAATTCGAGCGTTTGATTACGCAGAATAAGCTTTTGGAATACGCGAGCTATGTCGACAATTATTATGGCACACCGCGTGATTATGTAGAAGAAACGTTAGAAGCGGGTCATGATGTCTTCTTGGAGATTGAAGTACAGGGAGCATTGCAAGTGAAAGAGAACTTCCCGCAAGGTGTTTTCATTTTCCTTATCCCGCCAAGCCTGGAGGAATTAAAAAATCGTATCGTTGGCCGCGGCACGGAGACGCCAGATTTGGTGAAAAACCGTTTGAATGCAGCCCGCGACGAAATTGAGATGATGGATGCATATGATTACGTGGTTGTGAATGACCAGCTTGATCATGCTGTTTCAAAGATTCAATCAATCGTGCAAGGCGAGCATTGCAAGCGAGAGCGTGTTGCCAAAGAATACAAGAAAGCATTGGAGGTAAACTAATATGATGTTAGAACCGTCTATTGACAAATTGCAGGAAAAAATCAACTCTAAATACACACTGGTTACGTTATCATCACAGCGTGCCCGTCAGATGCAGGTAACGAAAACGACGAAGATTGCGAATCCGAAATCGCATAAAACCGTTGGTATCGCACTTGAAGAGATTCAAGCTGATCTATTGGAATTCACAGAAGAATAAACGGTGAGGATGCCAGGCGCATCCGATTGAGATGCCCTCGCGTTGGTGAAGACCAAGCGGGGGTTTCTTTCTTATTGTAATCAGGAGGGGAAAACGTAATGAATTTAGCTGGCAAGACGATTTGTCTAGGGGTTTCCGGCGGAATCGCGGCTTATAAAGCATGTGCGCTGACAAGCAAATTAACACAAAAAGGTGCCGATGTTCACGTTATTATGACACAGCACGCAGCAGAATTTGTGTCGCCGCTCACATTCCAGGCATTATCCCGCAACCCTGTTTATACAGATACATTTGACGAAAAGCATCCGGAAAAGATCGCTCACATTGATTTAGCAGACAAAGCAGATTTGTTCTTGCTTGCACCGGCTACGGCCAATTTGATCGGCAAAATTGCCGGTGGGATTGCAGATGAGATGCTCACCACAACATTACTTGCAACAGAGGCACCAGTTTATATTGCACCAGCCATGAATGTACATATGTATGCCCATCCTGCTGTGATTCGTAATATGCAGCAGCTCGATGCATGGGGATATCGCTTTATTGAGCCAGAAGCTGGCTATTTGGCATGCGGATATGTTGGAAAAGGACGATTAGAAGAGCCGGAATCAATTATACGAATCTTAGAAGAACAAGCAGAACAAGCAGAACAAGCGCAAGACCTTGCTGGAAAGCGTGTGTTGGTGACTGCCGGTCCGACACAGGAGACGGTCGATCCCGTTCGTTTCTTTACCAATCATTCGTCCGGTAAGATGGGCTATAGCATAGCGGAAGCTGCCGCCAAACGAGGTGCTGCCGTAACGTTAGTAAGTGGTCCGACACAGCTGACAGCGCCTGCCGGTGTGAAAAAAGTAGATGTTGTCAGTGCTGATGATATGCTGCAGGCAGTGCTGTCTGTTTATGATGAGCAGGATATTGTTATCAAATCGGCAGCGGTAGCGGATTATCGTCCCGTTCAGACTTCAGACAAGAAAATGAAAAAGCAAGCTGGTAATCTGGTTATAGAGATGGAACGGACAACAGACATTTTGTTAACACTTGGACAGCGGAAACAGCATCAGTTCCTTGTCGGGTTTGCCGCAGAGACAGAGGATGCAATTACGTATGGTCTTGGAAAACTGGAGCGAAAGCACTTGGACGCAATTTGTGTGAATACAGTAGGAAAAGACGGAGCTGGATTCCAATCAGATACCAATGAAGTAACGTATCTCAACAAGGAAGGTAAGCAACAGCATTTTCCTTCCAATACAAAACAGCAAATTGCTCATCAAATTCTAAACGAAATTTTGGCCGACATGGAGGCAGATGAAGTATGAATATCGCGAAGGTTGTCGTGGACGTCCCGGCTAGTCAGACCGATCGTGTCTATGATTATCTGATTCCAGCAAAGCTGATGGATGTCCTGCAGCCGGGGATGCGTGTGATTGTTCCATTCGGCAACCGCCGTATTATGGGATTTGTTTTGCAAATCAGTAATAGTACCGAAGTGGACAAGCTAAAGGAAATACAGGAAACGATGGATTTACTACCAGCACTGACTCCGGAATTGCTTGATTTAGGTGTATGGATGGGCGAGAGAACATTGAGCTTTCACATTACTGCCCTGCAAGCGATGCTGCCGCAGGCGATGAAGGCGACATATAAAAAAATACTGGTTAAGACTGGAGACATACCAGTCGAGCTGCAGTCGGTATTTTCAAAAGATAACACAGCTTTATTTGAACAATTTGAGCAAAGCGGGGTCTCTTTTGCAATTCTGCAGCAAGCTATCAAAGCTGGACAGGTGGAGCTGCGCTATCAAGTTAACTCCAAGGAAACGAAAAAAACAGTCCGCATGCTTGATACAAAGAAAACGGTTGATGAGCTGCAAGAGGAACTCAGCAAGGTAAATCCACGGGCGATGAAGCAAAAGGCACTATTGGAGCATTTCATTGAAGAGCCTGGGCCGGTAGCACAAAAACAGCTGTTATCAATTTACCAGACGACAGCTTCCACTCTAAAGCCGCTACTAGATGCAGATATCCTGCAGGCATATGATAAAGAAATAATGCGCGACCCGTACGAAGATAGAAAAATAGAGCCAACAACGCCATTGGAATTGTCTGATTCGCAAGCTCAAGCACT from Terribacillus sp. DMT04 encodes the following:
- the coaBC gene encoding bifunctional phosphopantothenoylcysteine decarboxylase/phosphopantothenate--cysteine ligase CoaBC codes for the protein MNLAGKTICLGVSGGIAAYKACALTSKLTQKGADVHVIMTQHAAEFVSPLTFQALSRNPVYTDTFDEKHPEKIAHIDLADKADLFLLAPATANLIGKIAGGIADEMLTTTLLATEAPVYIAPAMNVHMYAHPAVIRNMQQLDAWGYRFIEPEAGYLACGYVGKGRLEEPESIIRILEEQAEQAEQAQDLAGKRVLVTAGPTQETVDPVRFFTNHSSGKMGYSIAEAAAKRGAAVTLVSGPTQLTAPAGVKKVDVVSADDMLQAVLSVYDEQDIVIKSAAVADYRPVQTSDKKMKKQAGNLVIEMERTTDILLTLGQRKQHQFLVGFAAETEDAITYGLGKLERKHLDAICVNTVGKDGAGFQSDTNEVTYLNKEGKQQHFPSNTKQQIAHQILNEILADMEADEV
- the gmk gene encoding guanylate kinase, with the protein product MIEQKGILFILSGPSGVGKGTVRKALFEQDTHLRYSISMTTRNMRPGEQDGVDYFYKSKEEFERLITQNKLLEYASYVDNYYGTPRDYVEETLEAGHDVFLEIEVQGALQVKENFPQGVFIFLIPPSLEELKNRIVGRGTETPDLVKNRLNAARDEIEMMDAYDYVVVNDQLDHAVSKIQSIVQGEHCKRERVAKEYKKALEVN
- the rpoZ gene encoding DNA-directed RNA polymerase subunit omega — its product is MMLEPSIDKLQEKINSKYTLVTLSSQRARQMQVTKTTKIANPKSHKTVGIALEEIQADLLEFTEE
- the remA gene encoding extracellular matrix/biofilm regulator RemA translates to MSLRLINIGFGNVVSATRIISIVSPESAPIKRIITVARDANKLVDATYGRRTRAVIITDSDHVILSAVQPETVGQRVLRDDELSEE
- a CDS encoding YicC/YloC family endoribonuclease, whose amino-acid sequence is MTKSMTGYGRSTASGNSLTVTAEVKSVNSRYLDIKYKLPKMAASLEHSLKDQLQQVVSRGKLELTVDIDGEGLRNREISIDWELAETYMDKLKAIRNAFGMRGDITIDTLLAQSSDILLEEKQPELTELPDLVTEAVQGALQLFIEMRSAEGAALAKDIRNRIVGLQSMLQELKALRPQVMLAYKNRVEERINHYVDGGLPENSRLYQEIALLAEKGDITEEIIRLESHVEQLHNNLDKEGPIGRTCDFILQEMQREANTIGSKSTDASISVIVVSMKSELEKIKEQVQNIE